One Mugil cephalus isolate CIBA_MC_2020 chromosome 8, CIBA_Mcephalus_1.1, whole genome shotgun sequence genomic window carries:
- the lsm1 gene encoding U6 snRNA-associated Sm-like protein LSm1, whose protein sequence is MNYVPGTASLIDDIDKKHLVLLRDGRTLIGFLRSIDQFANLVFHQTVERIHVGKKFGDIPRGIFIVRGENVVLLGEIDVDKPCDTVLQQVSIEEILEEQRLQQQTKQETEKVKMQVLKDRGLSIPKADNLDEY, encoded by the exons ATGAACTACGTACCAGGGACGGCAAGCCTCATTGACGACATCGACA AGAAGCACCTGGTGCTGCTCCGGGATGGAAGAACACTGATCGGGTTCCTCAGAAgcattgatcagtttg CCAATTTAGTTTTTCACCAGACAGTTGAGCGCATCCACGTGGGAAAGAAGTTTGGTGACATCCCCAGAGGAATATTCATAGTGAGAGGAGAAAATGTGGTCCTTCTGGGAGAGATA GATGTGGATAAGCCCTGCGACACAGTCCTTCAGCAGGTCTCCATCGAAGAGATTCTGGAGGAGCAACGGTTGCAGCAGCAAACCAAACAGGAGACGGAGAAAGTCAAAATGCAGGTCCTGAAGGACCGAGGTCTTTCcatacctaaagctgacaactTGGATGAATACTAA
- the bag4 gene encoding BAG family molecular chaperone regulator 4, with product MHHHQTQPNLKAGWPSTCNSANNHENWNNSMDAPQYSGYPPQYWYPQSHSTGHYANSYPSGSDVQPQYNPQVMPGGYPNGHGVYSPGQGQYSASGFHPSNPFYCADPQRPPPGPYPNQACPAEQSSGPSGQPHSQHQHHHYPGSHCQGGPGYPPGPYPHYSEGGHAMPANPPYPTGQSVHHSPQPDAWGHSGPYAPSQQQWQPGQQPPQNHYGNPVRPAHPPAWPGTGTGAPPPYQPKDHQHQRAPQVGPKPRPTPPPNPPNGKPAEISSPPQMYNKTGRGDVNPPQIEPPPSAPAQPPAPAAGQAGPTLSDNPSLAKVQLVMARVMLLHEDVDEFVGKKTDKSYRCLEELLTKELLELDSVETQGQENVRQARKEAVQRIQAILDQLEKKAF from the exons ATGCACCATCATCAAACGCAGCCAAATCTAAAAGCTGGCTGGCCCTCGACTTGTAACTCAGCAAATAATCACGAAAACTGGAATAACAGCATG GACGCTCCTCAGTATTCGGGCTACCCTCCACAGTACTGGTACCCTCAGTCTCATTCCACAGGACACTATGCAAATTCCTATCCCTCAGGATCCGATGTTCAGCCACAGTACAATCCACAG GTAATGCCTGGAGGATATCCAAATGGCCACGGAGTTTACAGCCCTGGGCAGGGTCAGTATTCAGCGAGTGGCTTCCACCCATCGAACCCTTTCTACTGTGCTGACCCTCAGAGACCTCCTCCAGGTCCGTATCCTAACCAAGCCTgtccagcagagcagagcagcggGCCCTCTGGCCAGCCACACTCTCAGCACCAACACCATCACTATCCTGGTTCACACTGTCAAGGG GGTCCTGGATACCCACCTGGACCGTACCCCCACTACAGTGAGGGCGGACATGCAATGCCTGCCAATCCCCCGTACCCGACTGGCCAGTCTGTTCATCACAGCCCTCAGCCTGACGCATGGGGACACTCTGGTCCATACGCACCCTCACAGCAGCAATGGCAGCCAGGCCAGCAGCCTCCACAAAACCACTATGGAAACCCTGTCCGTCCAGCGCATCCTCCAGCGTGGCCAGGAACTGGAACTGGTGCCCCGCCACCATACCAGCCCAAG GATCACCAGCACCAGCGTGCTCCACAGGTGGGACCGAAACCCAGGCCAACGCCACCTCCGAATCCCCCCAACGGAAAACCTGCTGAAATAAGTTCACCGCCGCAAATGTACAACAAAACCGGGAGAGGTGACGTGAATCCTCCCCAAATAGAGCCCCCTCCCTCAGCCCCGGCCCAACCTCCAGCACCAGCTGCAGGTCAGGCTGGACCGACCCTGAGTGACAACCCCAGCCTAGCTAAAGTCCAGCTGGTCATGGCCAGGGTTATGCTGCTTCACGAAGACGTTGATGAATTTGTTggcaaaaaaacagacaagagtTATCGGTGTCTGGAGGAACTGCTCACCAAAGAGCTGCTGGAACTGGACTCTGTGGAGACTCAGGGACAGGAGAATGTCCGGCAAGCCCGAAAGGAGGCTGTACAGAGAATCCAGGCCATTCTGGACCAGCTGGAGAAGAAGGCCTTCTGA
- the LOC125011843 gene encoding dual specificity protein phosphatase 26-like, translated as MSYRSKLPPSWNDKPPPRKVEIDLSSPGLAVFELERLLFTGKAIISHADEVWPKLYIGDQHSAENQSDLALHRITHILNAAHSKRKGRPDIYEGMRITYMGIEAHDSCDFDMSVNFQAAADFIHRALSKGGKVLVHCHVGVSRSATLVLAYLMLKQNLTLVEAICAVKDNRGVIPNRGFLRQLIKLDGELFGKHE; from the exons ATGTCATATAGATCTAAACTTCCACCGTCCTGGAATGATAAACCGCCTCCTCGGAAAGTGGAAATTGACCTGAGTTCACCTGGACTAGCCGTGTTTGAGTTGGAAAGACTGTTGTTTACCGGAAAGGCCATCATTAGCCACGCAGATGAAGTGTGGCCAAAGCTTTACATTGGTGACCA GCACAGTGCAGAGAACCAGTCTGATCTAGCCCTGCATCGAATCACTCACATCCTGAATGCAGCTCACAGTAAACGTAAAGGACGGCCAGATATCTATGAGGGAATGAGGATAACCTACATGGGCATAGAGGCTCATGACTCCTGTGACTTTGACATGAGCGTCAACTTCCAGGCTGCAGCAGACTTTATCCACAGGGCTCTCAGCAAAGGAG GCAAAGTGCTGGTGCACTGTCATGTAGGAGTGAGCCGTTCCGCCACCCTGGTCCTGGCGTATCTGATGCTGAAGCAGAACCTGACTCTCGTGGAGGCTATTTGTGCTGTGAAAGACAATCGGGGCGTCATCCCTAATCGAGGCTTCCTCCGTCAGCTCATCAAACTGGATGGGGAGCTCTTTGGCAAACATGAGTGA
- the LOC125011840 gene encoding alpha-1-antiproteinase-like codes for MMHAALGIWILSAVVCVGRSHHHLGHDEDAQDTAADGSMSSFSLVTSANKDFAFHLYRKLAAHASSQGKNIFYSPDSVSVALAALSVGARGETHQQLFSGLGFNSTQLRQSDVNQAFRTLLQTANNTSPKDISEGVAVFVGETFKPEPEFLDTLKQSYFAEGFKVDFTNAAESAKTINSYVSEKTNGKIDKLVDNLSEDTVMLLLSYIYYKGKWATPFDPEETVDGEFNVDENTKVPVKMMHKDARVDIYYDQPINTSVLHLPFNSSYSMLLLLPGDMAALEAAIEPAHVTKWLRWKKPRQYEIYVPKFSIKSSYKLKGLLTEMGMTNMFGDRADLSGISAGQKLVVSEVVHQATLDVDEVGATATGATGVIITLMSLRHTPVLKFDRPFMVMILDRTTEKILFMGKIINPTI; via the exons ATGATGCATGCAGCCCTGGGTATCTGGATCTTATCAGCAGTGGTCTGCGTGGGAAGAAGCCATCACCATTTGGGTCATGACGAGGATGCCCAAGACACTGCTGCTGACGGCAGCATGAGCAGCTTCTCACTGGTGACTTCAGCAAACAAAGACTTTGCCTTCCATCTGTACAGGAAGTTGGCAGCTCATGCCAGCTCCCAAGGCAAAAACATCTTCTACTCACCAGATAGTGTGTCTGTTGCCTTGGCTGCCTTGTCTGTTGGAGCAAGGGGGGAGACCCACCAGCAGCTTTTCAGTGGTCTGGGCTTCAACTCTACCCAGTTGAGACAGAGTGATGTAAACCAAGCCTTCCGTACACTCCTCCAAACAGCAAACAATACGTCTCCTAAAGACATCAGTGAAGGGGTGGCTGTGTTCGTGGGCGAAACCTTCAAACCAGAGCCTGAGTTCCTAGACACTCTGAAGCAGTCTTATTTTGCAGAGGGGTTCAAGGTCGATTTCACTAATGCCGCAGAGAGTGCCAAGACCATCAACAGCTATGTTTCAGAAAAGACCAACGGAAAGATAGACAAACTGGTGGACAACTTGAGTGAAGACACAGTCATGCTTCTCCTCAGCTACATCTACTACAAAG GAAAGTGGGCAACTCCATTCGATCCCGAGGAGACCGTAGACGGCGAGTTCAATGTGGATGAGAACACCAAG GTCCCAGTCAAAATGATGCATAAAGACGCCAGAGTTGACATTTATTACGACCAGCCAATAAACACATCAGTCCTCCACCTTCCCTTCAACAGCTCCTActccatgctgctgttgttgcctGGTGATATGGCAGCACTGGAGGCAGCTATTGAGCCAGCCCATGTCACCAAATGGCTGAGGTGGAAGAAGCCCAG GCAATACGAAATTTATGTTCCAAAGTTCTCCATCAAGTCTTCCTACAAGCTGAAGGGTTTGCTGACAGAGATGGGAATGACAAACATGTTTGGTGATCGTGCAGATTTGAGCGGCATTTCAGCCGGTCAAAAACTGGTAGTCTCCGAG GTTGTGCACCAAGCTACCCTGGATGTTGATGAGGTTGGAGCCACTGCTACAGGTGCAACAGGAGTTATTATCACGCTTATGTCCCTCCGCCACACCCCAGTCTTGAAGTTCGACCGACCATTTATGGTCATGATCCTCGATCGCACCACAGAAAAGATCCTCTTCATGGGCAAGATCATCAACCCAACAATCTGA
- the carnmt1 gene encoding carnosine N-methyltransferase — MAETAAEGAKAGSYFRKERIKCTPEEEARLEREHFWRIIDAFRFYRVHVQDQVRRAERQFLSLSQRHQNLLPAVTTNLARISRCADHNQEVLQAIIDNSLHMFENMEYGEREDQRKVRPPSTFDMDKLKSTIKQFVRDWSDAGQAERDSCYQPIIQEIQRLFPNDQYDVSKVSVLVPGAGLGRLAWEIARQGYTCQGNEWSFFMLFSSNFVLNRCEDVNALTLYPWIHQFSNNKKSSDQTRPIRFPDINPQSLPLTSDFSMVAGDFVEVYSESESWDCVATCFFIDTAHNVIEYVETIWKILKPGGVWINLGPLLYHFENMANELSIELSYEDIRTAMVKVGFHIEVEKESMQTTYTENDHSMLRYVYDCVFFVARKPAALYVNGDYDNQQQSSPPAAKSPRRESTDSRT, encoded by the exons atggccgaaacagcagcagagggagcGAAAGCTGGGTCATATTTTcggaaagaaagaataaaatgcaCCCCGGAGGAGGAGGCCAGACTTGAGAGGGAACATTTTTGGAGAATAATTGATGCTTTTAGATTTTACAG GGTCCACGTCCAGGACCAAGTCAGACGTGCTGAGCGTCAGTTTCTCAGCCTTTCACAGCGCCACCAAAATTTGCTGCCCGCTGTTACGACCAATCTGGCCCGGATCAGCCGGTGTGCCGACCACAACCAGGAAGTGCTGCAGGCCATCATTGACAACAGCCTCCACATGTTTGAGAATATGGAGTATGGTGAGAGG GAGGACCAGAGGAAGGTGCGTCCTCCCTCTACGTTTGACATGGACAAACTCAAGTCCACCATAAAGCAGTTCGTCAGAGACTGGAGTGACGCAGGTCAAGCGGAGAGGGATTCCTGCTACCAGCCGATCATCCAAGAGATCCAAAGACTTTTCCCAAATGACCAATA tgatgtgtcTAAGGTGAGCGTGCTGGTTCCGGGCGCTGGGCTTGGACGTCTAGCCTGGGAGATAGCTCGGCAGGGTTATACATGCCAGGGCAATGAATGGAGCTTCTTCATGCTCTTCTCCTCAAACTTTGTTCTCAATAG GTGTGAAGACGTCAACGCTCTGACCCTCTATCCCTGGATCCACCAGTTCAGCAACAACAAGAAATCCTCCGACCAAACACGACCAATCAGGTTCCCTGACATCAACCCTCAGAGCCTGCCTCTGACTTCAGACTTCTCCATGGTCGCGGGGGATTTTGTGGAAGTCTACTCTGAATCAG agTCCTGGGACTGTGTGGCCACCTGCTTCTTTATTGACACAGCCCATAATGTCATAGAGTATGTGGAGACCATCTGGAAGATTCTTAAGCCTGGTGGTGTGTGGATCAACTTGG GGCCACTGCTTTATCACTTTGAGAACATGGCCAACGAGCTCTCAATTGAACTTAGCTATGAAGACATTAGGACAGCGATGGTTAAAGTAGGCTTCCACATCGAG GTGGAGAAAGAGTCGATGCAGACCACCTACACAGAGAATGACCACTCTATGTTGAGATACGTGTACgactgtgtcttctttgtggCACGAAAACCTGCTGCACTGTATGTTAATGGTGATTACGACAATCAGCAGCAAAGCTCTCCACCGGCCGCTAAGTCCCCACGACGAGAGAGTACAGACAGCCGGACGTGA
- the wu:fa19b12 gene encoding uncharacterized protein wu:fa19b12 — protein sequence MAKRRTEDTVLNDSPSKRCFRSLCRVDMQLESMAPTGGVNPPSLMALLGSRCRKRPYYFEDLERQEEEGALFPKTTHCDTRKPAASVLTSGSFQEHRSSSTVTACTKKRPRKDCTSSEGPIPKANDKADTDTEDCTYNSFQFWRVPLPELDLSLLEDDHSQTKEKPKDAMET from the exons ATGGCAAAGAGACGCACCGAGGACACTGTGCTGAACGACTCTCCCTCCAAAAGATGTTTCCGCTCCCTTTGCAGAGTTGACATGCAGCTGGAGAGCATGGCTCCGACGGGGGGTGTGAACCCACCGTCTCTGATGGCTTTGTTGGGCAGCCGCTGCAGGAAAAGGCCGTACTACTTCGAGGACCtcgagaggcaagaggaagaaggagctcTTTTTCCCAAGACGACACACTGCGACACAAGGAAGCCAGCAGCAAGTGTTTTGACTTCTGGAAGTTTCCAGGAGCATCGCAGCTCCAGCACAGTCACAGCATGCACCAAGAAACGACCTAGAAAGGACTGCACAAGCTCAGAGGGCCCGATACCTAAAGCTAACGATAAA GCCGACACAGACACCGAAGACTGCACATACAACTCCTTCCAGTTCTGGAGGGTCCCCTTACCTGAACTTGACCTTTCACTGCTAGAAGATGACCATtcccaaacaaaagaaaagccaaaaGATGCCATGGAGACCTGA